A single window of Granulicella cerasi DNA harbors:
- a CDS encoding allantoinase PuuE — protein MTGPLALPDSHPRDFCGYGQNPPDPQWPGKASVALNFVMNFEEGSEYSIPDGDEYSERALLEVANSRVAQGDRDLAAESMYEYGTRVGFWRLLRIFESRALPVTVFACAQAIERNPEAAAAIRRLDWDICSHGLRWSEQFTLTEEEQRREIAEAVASFERTLGKRPVGWYCRYAPAVFTRRLLIEEGGFLYDSDAYNDDLPYWDRSGVRPHLVVPYSLTINDARLLRGGMTTGDAYFAFLRDSLDLLREEGKTQPRMMNVGMHLRILGHPGRAAGLARFLDYVKTLDDVYVCRREDIARHWIARFPAEVA, from the coding sequence ATGACAGGCCCTCTTGCACTTCCCGACTCCCACCCGCGCGATTTTTGCGGCTACGGACAGAACCCGCCGGACCCGCAGTGGCCCGGAAAGGCGTCCGTCGCGCTGAACTTCGTGATGAACTTCGAGGAAGGCTCGGAGTATTCGATTCCTGACGGAGACGAGTACTCCGAACGCGCTCTGCTGGAAGTCGCGAACTCGCGCGTAGCGCAAGGGGATCGCGATCTCGCTGCAGAGTCGATGTATGAGTACGGCACGCGCGTGGGCTTCTGGCGTCTGCTGCGCATCTTCGAATCGCGCGCGCTGCCGGTCACCGTCTTCGCGTGCGCGCAGGCGATCGAGCGCAACCCCGAAGCCGCTGCGGCGATCCGTCGCCTCGACTGGGACATCTGCTCGCATGGTCTGCGCTGGAGCGAGCAGTTCACGCTCACCGAAGAAGAGCAGCGCCGCGAAATCGCCGAAGCTGTCGCATCGTTTGAGCGCACGCTGGGCAAGCGCCCTGTGGGCTGGTACTGCCGCTATGCGCCTGCCGTCTTCACGCGCCGCTTGCTGATCGAAGAAGGCGGCTTCCTCTACGACAGCGACGCCTACAATGACGATCTGCCGTACTGGGACCGTTCCGGTGTGCGTCCGCATCTTGTGGTGCCTTACTCACTGACCATCAATGATGCGCGCCTGCTGCGGGGTGGCATGACGACCGGCGATGCGTACTTTGCGTTCCTGCGAGACTCGCTCGACCTGTTGCGCGAAGAAGGCAAAACGCAGCCGCGCATGATGAACGTCGGCATGCACCTTCGCATTCTCGGACATCCTGGACGCGCGGCCGGCCTGGCGCGCTTCCTCGATTACGTGAAGACGCTCGACGACGTCTACGTCTGCCGTCGCGAAGACATCGCTCGCCACTGGATCGCGCGCTTCCCTGCTGAGGTCGCCTAG
- a CDS encoding ABC transporter permease — MTIPHSTAPATPDRRNAARRIWRSLCRAKWPLVALVILALIVFAAVFGPMLATHDPNRQDIIARLKPPMSSAHRGKLFFLLGTDGLGRDVLARLLFGARVSLIVASISVLVGGVIGTILGTISGYFGGWLDDVLMRIADIQLAFPFILLAIIFMLVLGPGMANLILVLGIGQWVTYARIARGQTMMQREREYIEAAKAIGQKTPGILFTGILPNILSPLIIIGSFNIASVILAEAALSFLGLGVPTTTPTWGGMLAESRDQLLAGRWWLALFPGIAIMLTVLSFNLLGDWLRDFLDPRLANEG, encoded by the coding sequence ATGACGATTCCGCACTCGACCGCTCCCGCTACTCCCGATCGTCGCAACGCCGCGCGCCGTATCTGGCGCAGTCTTTGCCGCGCCAAGTGGCCGCTCGTTGCGCTGGTCATTCTCGCGCTCATCGTCTTCGCCGCTGTCTTCGGACCGATGCTTGCCACGCACGATCCCAATCGGCAGGACATCATTGCCCGCCTCAAACCACCGATGTCTTCAGCGCATCGCGGCAAGCTCTTCTTCCTGCTGGGTACCGATGGCCTCGGCCGCGACGTGCTCGCACGTCTGCTCTTCGGCGCTCGCGTCTCGCTCATCGTGGCGAGCATCTCGGTGCTCGTCGGCGGCGTGATAGGAACAATTCTCGGCACGATCTCCGGCTATTTCGGCGGTTGGCTCGACGACGTCCTCATGCGCATCGCCGACATCCAGCTCGCCTTTCCGTTCATCCTGCTCGCCATCATCTTCATGCTGGTCCTCGGGCCAGGCATGGCGAACCTCATTCTTGTGCTCGGCATCGGGCAGTGGGTTACGTACGCCCGCATCGCTCGCGGGCAGACCATGATGCAGCGGGAGCGGGAGTATATTGAGGCCGCCAAGGCGATCGGTCAGAAGACGCCCGGCATCCTCTTCACCGGCATCTTGCCGAACATTCTCTCGCCGCTGATCATCATCGGCTCATTCAACATCGCGAGCGTCATTCTCGCCGAAGCGGCGCTCTCGTTCCTCGGTCTGGGCGTCCCGACCACGACGCCGACCTGGGGCGGAATGCTGGCAGAAAGCCGCGATCAGCTCCTTGCAGGACGCTGGTGGCTGGCCCTCTTTCCGGGCATCGCCATCATGCTCACAGTGCTTTCGTTCAATCTTTTGGGCGATTGGCTGCGAGATTTCCTCGATCCCCGCCTCGCAAACGAGGGCTAA
- a CDS encoding ureidoglycolate lyase, whose amino-acid sequence MQLRAEPVTAEAFAPFGTLVLPPEAPGERAFYTQWLGATAQDATPRLHVNFVPQSMLPITATVLERHPHAAQIFLPLEASRYLIVVTPSLPDGSPDLARARCFVAPGNVGVVYRAMTWHMGATALDAKAHFAVCMWRNDRDDDEFLTLTEPLELLAESKQ is encoded by the coding sequence ATGCAGCTACGCGCCGAACCCGTAACGGCTGAAGCATTCGCTCCCTTCGGGACCCTTGTGTTGCCACCAGAGGCTCCGGGGGAGCGTGCTTTTTATACGCAGTGGCTGGGCGCTACCGCGCAGGACGCCACTCCGCGCTTGCATGTGAACTTTGTGCCGCAAAGCATGTTGCCCATCACCGCAACGGTGCTGGAGCGTCATCCTCATGCAGCGCAGATCTTTCTGCCGCTGGAGGCTTCACGCTACCTCATCGTCGTGACGCCGAGTCTGCCCGATGGCTCGCCCGATCTTGCTCGCGCGCGATGCTTCGTCGCGCCGGGCAACGTCGGCGTGGTGTATCGCGCGATGACCTGGCACATGGGTGCCACCGCGCTCGATGCGAAGGCGCACTTCGCCGTCTGCATGTGGCGCAACGACCGCGACGACGATGAGTTCCTCACGCTGACCGAGCCGCTGGAACTCCTCGCCGAGTCAAAGCAGTAG
- a CDS encoding succinylglutamate desuccinylase/aspartoacylase family protein translates to MAQEAKTITVGTAVALPGTVVRGHIPVTKTGTGGEISIAVIVINGAKPGPCLWIDACIHGDEPEGTLTCHTLAAEINPAELAGTLVLVPAMNAPAFEAGQRGNPLDTFSYDMNRIYPGRANGYLTERIAWAHAEFMKTVADYEISIHSGGAHSYLSETIFVNEDPMSVELAKAMGRGWELVLSAISPKGNPMATMLEAGKSGITVELGGRPATSPEGMRKVVEILSEAMRNVMRHYGMIAGVAHYPEKRWKGVQEALLAPASGVFVPAEGVACQKPMKKGDAVATIVDVWGDVVGTLVAPADGMIFGLRALPNVMTGEWCCFYGKTDGFRD, encoded by the coding sequence ATGGCGCAGGAAGCAAAGACCATCACCGTAGGAACCGCAGTCGCTCTCCCCGGCACCGTTGTGCGCGGCCACATTCCAGTCACGAAGACCGGAACGGGCGGCGAGATTTCGATCGCGGTCATCGTCATCAACGGCGCGAAGCCCGGCCCCTGCCTCTGGATCGACGCATGCATCCACGGCGATGAACCGGAGGGTACGTTGACCTGCCACACGCTGGCGGCTGAGATCAATCCAGCGGAGCTTGCGGGCACGCTCGTGCTCGTGCCCGCGATGAACGCACCGGCGTTTGAAGCAGGCCAGCGCGGCAATCCGCTCGACACCTTCTCGTATGACATGAACCGCATCTATCCGGGTCGCGCAAACGGCTACCTGACCGAGCGCATCGCCTGGGCCCATGCGGAGTTCATGAAGACCGTAGCCGACTACGAGATCTCCATTCACTCCGGCGGCGCGCACTCGTATCTCTCCGAGACGATCTTCGTGAACGAAGATCCGATGTCGGTGGAGCTTGCGAAGGCGATGGGCCGTGGATGGGAGCTCGTGCTTTCGGCGATCAGCCCGAAGGGCAACCCGATGGCAACGATGCTCGAAGCGGGCAAGAGCGGCATCACCGTCGAACTCGGCGGACGTCCTGCAACTTCACCCGAAGGCATGCGCAAGGTCGTTGAGATTTTGAGCGAAGCGATGCGCAACGTGATGCGCCACTACGGCATGATCGCCGGCGTTGCGCATTACCCCGAGAAGCGTTGGAAGGGCGTGCAGGAAGCTCTGCTCGCACCGGCGAGCGGCGTCTTCGTTCCGGCGGAAGGTGTGGCTTGCCAGAAGCCGATGAAGAAGGGCGATGCTGTCGCTACGATCGTCGATGTGTGGGGGGATGTCGTCGGCACGCTGGTGGCTCCTGCCGATGGCATGATCTTCGGTCTTCGCGCGCTGCCCAATGTGATGACGGGCGAGTGGTGCTGCTTCTACGGCAAAACGGATGGGTTCCGCGACTAA
- a CDS encoding M14 family metallopeptidase: MASSTRFDRYYTYDEMTEQLQALVAAHPDLATLRSLGQSFAGREVWLVEITNHATGPALEKPGFYIDAQIHAEEHATSATALYAIWHLLENYGKDEEATRLVDTQVFYVLPRINPDGAEMSLVPPFQNWCGNGRYTPETARHEGLIAEDVNGDGYLAWMRVPDAKGEWKKSATNPDVMIQRAPGEEGGEYFRLYPEGSIRNFDGVDVKVEKPFDGNMNRNFPANWSREEYGAGEYPLSEPEAAAMARFILDHPNICGMCAYHTHGGVILRPSMTRPDAAMPARDLALYDAIGKVGTEITGYPTISIYEGFTPDKSKPRRGGLMDWTYEEMGIISIGTELWDLEAAAGVNKTSHYNLHPADGEAQMKIYEFVRKHLGDRGWRPWTTFEHPQLGTIEIGGMVNIWAYRNPPEPMLEKVCRDNALFNLRHAAASPRVLVDAVTVESLGADLYKVRAVVSNHGYLPTNLSDVAIEKGIAKPVEVSISIDGGEVVMNPAKVELGHLAGRNERFAPWSPWGQQWTAVSKPVEWLVRAPQGSAIEVTAKSEKGGTHRVKQQAS, encoded by the coding sequence ATGGCAAGCAGCACGCGCTTTGATCGCTACTACACCTACGACGAAATGACCGAGCAGTTGCAGGCGCTCGTCGCCGCGCATCCTGATCTGGCAACGCTCCGCTCGCTGGGCCAGAGCTTCGCCGGCCGCGAGGTGTGGCTGGTTGAGATTACGAACCATGCCACGGGACCGGCGCTGGAGAAGCCCGGCTTCTACATCGATGCGCAGATCCACGCGGAAGAGCACGCCACCAGCGCGACCGCTCTCTACGCGATCTGGCATCTGCTCGAAAACTACGGTAAGGATGAGGAAGCGACCCGCCTTGTCGACACGCAGGTCTTCTACGTGCTGCCGCGCATCAACCCCGACGGGGCAGAGATGTCGCTGGTTCCGCCGTTCCAGAACTGGTGCGGCAACGGTCGTTACACGCCGGAGACTGCGCGCCATGAAGGTCTCATCGCCGAAGACGTGAATGGCGACGGCTACCTCGCCTGGATGCGCGTACCGGATGCAAAGGGCGAATGGAAGAAGAGCGCGACGAATCCCGATGTGATGATTCAGCGAGCGCCGGGTGAAGAAGGCGGCGAGTACTTCCGCTTGTATCCCGAAGGCTCCATCCGCAACTTCGACGGCGTCGACGTGAAGGTGGAGAAGCCCTTCGACGGCAACATGAATCGCAACTTCCCGGCGAACTGGTCGCGCGAAGAGTACGGTGCGGGTGAGTATCCGCTCTCGGAACCGGAAGCTGCGGCGATGGCGCGCTTCATCCTCGATCATCCGAACATCTGCGGCATGTGCGCGTATCACACGCACGGCGGCGTCATCCTGCGCCCCAGCATGACGCGTCCTGACGCTGCGATGCCTGCGCGCGACCTTGCGCTCTACGATGCGATCGGCAAGGTGGGCACGGAGATCACCGGCTACCCGACGATCAGCATCTACGAAGGCTTCACGCCGGACAAGTCGAAGCCACGTCGCGGCGGCTTGATGGACTGGACCTATGAGGAAATGGGCATCATCAGCATCGGCACTGAGCTGTGGGACCTCGAGGCTGCGGCGGGCGTCAACAAGACGAGCCACTACAACCTGCATCCCGCTGACGGCGAAGCGCAGATGAAGATCTACGAGTTCGTGCGCAAGCATCTCGGGGATCGCGGCTGGCGTCCGTGGACGACCTTCGAGCATCCGCAGCTTGGAACGATCGAGATCGGCGGCATGGTGAACATCTGGGCTTATCGCAATCCGCCTGAGCCCATGCTGGAGAAGGTCTGCCGTGACAACGCGCTCTTCAACCTGCGCCACGCAGCGGCCTCGCCGCGTGTGCTGGTCGATGCGGTCACCGTCGAGTCACTCGGTGCGGATCTCTACAAGGTGCGCGCGGTCGTGAGCAACCACGGTTATCTGCCCACGAACCTTTCGGATGTTGCGATCGAAAAGGGCATCGCGAAGCCGGTGGAAGTTTCGATCAGCATCGATGGTGGTGAGGTTGTGATGAACCCTGCGAAGGTCGAGCTGGGCCACCTGGCAGGACGCAATGAACGCTTCGCTCCGTGGTCACCGTGGGGCCAGCAGTGGACCGCTGTGAGCAAGCCTGTGGAGTGGCTCGTGCGTGCGCCGCAGGGCAGCGCTATCGAGGTTACGGCAAAGTCAGAGAAGGGTGGAACGCATCGCGTCAAGCAGCAGGCCAGCTAG
- a CDS encoding TonB-dependent receptor — MSASAQTFRGGINGTVTDPTGAVVPGAVVIATDESTGLVHTMKATGSGDFTFSDLPLDSYTITVTANGFAVQKIQHVQVSQGSIYTAQVKLSLASSGQEISVSANQLALDTTSTTQTTVITGKSVDAMPLNGRDFTQMVAITPGFAGYAIGGGGTGMGALNGTRFDQMNWQIDGVDNNDFYANVPAVNQGGILGIPGVVMPIDAVDQFSVQTQGNAEAGRNPGGVVNLGIKSGGNQFHGTAYYYNRNELYSAPSPFLAAGETKKRNRNYNAGFSFGGPIIKDKLFFFSSLETQTFSIGQNGLATEPSYAYQAQAKALLAKYGVAVNPVGQNILNTFYPAYALGGAAAANNYSSNIPQSGHSWNGVLKLDYAINEKNTLSVRGFGGEGNQTAPNGSELAPYYEVGPIHVWNYAVVLNTMATSKISNQLLLGVNYFNQLFNNADQNFNVAGTGLVTGSQYPSEAPKIRISGFDKAGIIAPSGRNDITGHLNDTVSYTVGSHAFRFGGEFRRGYVNVFNSGNSTGQFNFTGQGSKVSATNPGWSADTTYGSSVNALADLLAGYYSTATIAIGSPQRWVYANAFDFFAQDSWRLGQRLTLNYGIRYDYEGPLYDNDKDLSVFIPGKGVQVLGNGIDSLYPSDKNNFAPRLGFSYQPFGASSTMVIRGGVGMYYDQPIMAAFLNNSTSNSSPLGVQANPDTSFQYYSITATGGPTHALTTGVNPFGGVTRSCSPSTPCGAFSIDQNMRTPYVWNYNLNVEQQLGSKILAQLGYVGNESRKLLGIRDINQAKLQANGSPSTAADQLTQQMSRPYSNLYPNYGNINQVGTFQTGNYNSLQATVKMQAVHGFTAQAAYTWAHAFDEGSVSRSQLPQNSNNIKGEYGNAATDTRHTFVGLVTYTPPTVSGSFERLRNGWQFNSMVNFHTGAPFTVYASADTSGTDEGAQRANLVGNPYSGISRAFDATNKSETWINAAAFADPANGTYGTTARNAFYGPGFGDVDISVYKATKITQGVAVQIRAEMFNVFNRKNFAPPNNTIGDSLGTVSSTIGEYSGAPSIGPGEPFSMQLGAKIIF; from the coding sequence TTGAGCGCGAGCGCTCAGACCTTTCGTGGCGGCATCAATGGCACAGTGACCGACCCCACGGGTGCGGTAGTGCCGGGAGCCGTCGTTATTGCCACCGATGAAAGCACCGGCCTCGTCCACACGATGAAGGCAACCGGTTCGGGCGACTTCACGTTCTCGGATCTGCCGCTGGACTCGTACACGATCACTGTGACGGCCAATGGTTTCGCCGTGCAGAAGATTCAGCATGTACAGGTATCGCAGGGCAGCATTTACACCGCGCAGGTGAAGCTGTCTCTGGCGAGCTCGGGACAGGAGATTTCGGTCTCGGCAAATCAGCTTGCGCTGGACACGACCTCGACGACGCAGACGACGGTGATCACCGGTAAATCGGTGGATGCGATGCCGCTGAACGGTCGCGACTTCACGCAGATGGTGGCGATCACGCCGGGCTTCGCGGGCTACGCGATCGGCGGCGGCGGCACGGGCATGGGCGCGCTGAACGGCACGCGCTTCGACCAGATGAACTGGCAGATCGACGGCGTGGACAACAATGACTTCTACGCGAACGTGCCGGCTGTGAACCAGGGCGGCATCCTCGGTATCCCCGGTGTGGTGATGCCGATCGACGCGGTGGATCAGTTCTCGGTGCAGACGCAGGGTAACGCGGAAGCGGGTCGTAACCCGGGTGGTGTGGTCAACCTCGGCATCAAGTCGGGCGGCAACCAGTTCCACGGAACGGCGTACTACTACAACCGTAATGAGCTGTACTCGGCGCCCTCTCCGTTCCTCGCGGCGGGCGAAACGAAGAAGCGCAACCGCAATTACAACGCGGGCTTCTCGTTCGGCGGACCGATCATCAAGGACAAGCTCTTCTTCTTCAGCTCGCTCGAAACGCAGACCTTCTCCATCGGCCAGAATGGCTTGGCGACGGAGCCGTCGTACGCGTATCAGGCGCAGGCGAAGGCGCTGCTCGCCAAGTACGGTGTCGCGGTGAACCCCGTGGGTCAGAACATCCTGAACACCTTCTACCCGGCCTATGCGCTCGGCGGTGCGGCTGCGGCGAACAACTATTCGAGCAACATTCCGCAGTCAGGACATAGCTGGAACGGCGTCCTAAAGCTCGACTATGCCATCAACGAGAAGAATACGCTGTCCGTGCGTGGCTTCGGTGGTGAAGGCAATCAGACCGCTCCGAACGGCTCGGAACTGGCTCCTTACTATGAGGTCGGCCCGATCCACGTATGGAACTACGCCGTGGTGCTGAACACCATGGCGACCTCGAAGATCAGCAATCAGTTGTTGCTTGGCGTGAACTACTTCAACCAGCTCTTCAACAACGCGGACCAGAACTTCAACGTCGCTGGCACGGGTCTCGTCACGGGGAGTCAGTATCCGTCGGAAGCTCCGAAGATCCGCATCTCCGGCTTCGATAAGGCTGGCATCATCGCTCCTTCGGGCCGTAACGACATCACGGGTCACTTGAACGATACGGTGTCGTACACGGTAGGCTCGCATGCCTTCCGCTTCGGTGGCGAGTTCCGCCGCGGCTATGTGAACGTCTTCAACTCGGGTAACTCGACGGGGCAGTTCAACTTTACGGGCCAAGGGAGCAAGGTATCTGCGACCAATCCTGGCTGGTCTGCTGACACCACCTACGGATCGAGCGTAAACGCTCTGGCCGACTTGCTCGCAGGCTACTATTCCACCGCGACGATCGCTATTGGTAGCCCTCAGCGCTGGGTCTATGCCAATGCATTTGACTTCTTCGCGCAGGACTCCTGGCGTCTCGGTCAGCGTCTGACGCTGAACTACGGCATTCGCTACGACTACGAAGGTCCGCTGTATGACAACGATAAGGATCTTAGCGTCTTCATCCCCGGCAAGGGCGTGCAGGTTCTGGGCAACGGTATCGACTCGCTGTACCCGTCAGACAAGAATAACTTCGCCCCGCGTCTTGGCTTCTCGTACCAGCCCTTTGGTGCAAGCAGCACGATGGTCATCCGTGGCGGCGTCGGCATGTACTACGACCAACCGATCATGGCAGCCTTCCTGAACAACTCGACGAGCAACAGCTCGCCGCTCGGTGTTCAGGCCAATCCGGACACGAGCTTCCAGTACTACTCGATCACGGCGACGGGCGGCCCGACGCATGCTCTAACGACCGGTGTGAACCCGTTCGGTGGCGTCACACGTAGCTGCTCGCCGAGCACTCCTTGCGGTGCCTTTTCGATAGATCAGAACATGCGTACGCCGTATGTCTGGAACTACAACCTGAACGTTGAGCAGCAGCTTGGCTCGAAGATTCTGGCTCAGCTCGGCTATGTAGGTAACGAGTCACGTAAGTTGCTGGGCATCCGCGACATCAATCAGGCCAAGCTGCAGGCGAACGGTTCTCCCTCGACCGCAGCTGACCAGCTCACGCAGCAGATGAGCCGCCCGTACTCCAACCTTTATCCGAATTACGGCAACATCAACCAGGTTGGCACCTTCCAGACCGGCAACTACAACTCGCTGCAGGCTACTGTGAAGATGCAGGCGGTTCACGGCTTCACCGCACAGGCTGCGTATACCTGGGCCCATGCCTTCGACGAAGGCTCGGTCTCGCGCTCGCAGCTTCCGCAGAACAGCAACAACATCAAGGGTGAGTACGGCAACGCAGCCACGGACACGCGTCACACCTTCGTCGGCCTCGTGACCTACACGCCTCCGACTGTCAGCGGATCCTTTGAGCGTCTGCGTAACGGTTGGCAGTTCAACTCGATGGTGAACTTCCACACTGGCGCACCGTTCACGGTCTACGCCAGTGCCGATACCAGCGGTACGGACGAAGGCGCACAGCGTGCCAACCTTGTCGGCAACCCGTACTCCGGCATCAGCCGCGCCTTCGACGCAACCAACAAGAGCGAGACCTGGATCAACGCAGCAGCCTTCGCTGATCCGGCAAACGGCACCTACGGCACCACGGCCCGCAACGCCTTCTACGGCCCTGGCTTCGGCGATGTCGACATCTCGGTCTACAAGGCAACGAAGATCACGCAGGGTGTCGCCGTGCAGATTCGTGCGGAGATGTTCAACGTCTTCAACCGCAAGAACTTTGCTCCGCCGAACAACACCATCGGCGACAGCCTCGGTACCGTCTCCAGCACCATCGGCGAGTACTCGGGCGCACCGAGCATCGGCCCCGGCGAACCGTTCAGCATGCAGCTCGGCGCGAAGATCATCTTCTAA
- a CDS encoding ABC transporter permease — MIGFVARRLWQSLLVIFGVTLVTFLSMHMGGDPTYLYVNEHASDAEIAATRAALGFDKPLPVQYLRYANGLLHGDMGTSLTYRTPAVDVVLHHFPATLELALFALIVALIFAVPLGILAAMKRGTPLDGGIMLVAMFGQSIPSFWLGIMMILAVGLGLRWLPISGRVPVLDEIFAGNIAEGLANIPHAIPYLIMPGMTIAFFTLARTTRLVRASMLEVLSLDYVRTARSKGLSELRVVGYHAMRNAMLPVVTMLGLEMGFLLSGVVVVETIFSWPGVGRLVYNAINHRDIPLVQTAVILFAVTFLVLNLAVDLLYAQLDPRIRLNG; from the coding sequence ATGATCGGTTTTGTTGCGCGACGACTGTGGCAAAGTCTGCTCGTGATCTTTGGCGTCACGCTGGTCACGTTCCTCTCCATGCACATGGGCGGCGACCCTACCTATCTCTACGTGAACGAACACGCCAGCGACGCGGAGATTGCCGCGACGCGTGCTGCGTTGGGCTTCGATAAGCCGCTACCGGTGCAGTATCTGCGCTATGCGAACGGCTTGCTGCATGGCGATATGGGGACCTCGCTCACCTACCGCACGCCTGCTGTGGACGTGGTGCTGCACCACTTTCCTGCAACGCTGGAGCTCGCTCTCTTTGCACTGATCGTGGCGCTTATCTTCGCAGTACCGCTTGGTATTCTCGCGGCCATGAAGCGCGGCACTCCGCTCGATGGCGGCATCATGCTCGTCGCCATGTTCGGCCAGTCCATTCCGAGTTTCTGGCTCGGCATCATGATGATTCTTGCGGTGGGTCTCGGCCTGCGATGGTTGCCAATCTCCGGTCGCGTGCCGGTGCTTGATGAGATTTTTGCGGGCAACATCGCCGAAGGCCTTGCCAACATTCCGCACGCGATTCCGTACCTCATCATGCCCGGCATGACGATCGCATTCTTCACGCTGGCACGCACTACGCGACTCGTCCGCGCGTCGATGCTCGAGGTGCTTTCGCTGGACTACGTGCGCACCGCGCGCTCCAAAGGCCTGAGCGAACTACGCGTCGTCGGCTATCACGCGATGCGCAACGCCATGCTGCCCGTGGTCACGATGCTTGGCCTGGAGATGGGCTTTCTGCTCAGCGGCGTCGTCGTGGTGGAAACGATCTTCTCGTGGCCTGGCGTCGGACGCCTCGTTTACAACGCCATCAACCATCGCGACATTCCGCTCGTGCAGACGGCGGTGATCCTCTTCGCCGTCACGTTTCTTGTGCTCAACCTCGCAGTGGACCTGCTCTACGCGCAGCTCGATCCGCGCATTCGCCTGAACGGATAA
- a CDS encoding VOC family protein has product MSLTPFHIAFPVTDLEASRHFYGTVLGCEEGRSSANWIDFNLFGHQVVAHLRPADSVVAGANHSHVDGHNVPVPHFGVVLTMEVFHTFAERLKAAGIKFELEPQIRFQGKVGEQATMFFLDPSGNALEFKAFADMSQVFAK; this is encoded by the coding sequence ATGTCTTTGACCCCGTTTCATATTGCGTTTCCTGTCACCGACCTCGAGGCTTCGCGCCACTTTTACGGCACGGTGCTGGGTTGTGAGGAGGGCCGCAGCTCGGCCAACTGGATCGACTTCAACCTCTTCGGCCACCAGGTCGTGGCGCATCTGCGACCGGCGGACAGCGTTGTCGCCGGCGCGAACCACAGCCACGTGGACGGCCACAACGTACCGGTGCCGCACTTCGGCGTCGTGCTGACGATGGAGGTCTTCCACACCTTCGCGGAGCGTCTGAAGGCCGCGGGCATCAAGTTCGAGCTCGAGCCGCAGATCCGTTTTCAGGGCAAGGTCGGCGAGCAGGCGACGATGTTCTTCCTCGATCCTTCGGGCAATGCGTTGGAGTTCAAGGCGTTCGCCGACATGAGCCAGGTCTTCGCCAAGTAG
- a CDS encoding NAD-dependent epimerase/dehydratase family protein has product MTGSTGFLGSALLRVLSGRDEVQAVLACDCVPSGEEFGEQRLLDVRDREACEAVVREWRPTHILHAAAVTAGDDETCFAVNAMGTSNMVRAAVEAGTVERMVVLSSSGVYGASQTSLPCDEEHPLDLSSAYAESKRSAELCALLAEARSGIALVAARVGPCYGSEETPSLFRPRQSLIAELRAALLSAKPVRVYGPGYARDWTHTNDLCAAMAGLLLAPRLQHRIYNVSSGIAVSSDELLETFEDFGLQVQRVSDAAQADLLLLPEHERKAMVIDRLHADTGFTPSIGLHEGIALLLQHDTPDAPRFRGRIQLQHNERGENDGKQHAL; this is encoded by the coding sequence ATCACAGGATCGACCGGCTTCCTCGGCAGCGCTTTGCTGCGGGTGCTGTCCGGTCGTGACGAGGTGCAGGCGGTGTTGGCGTGTGACTGCGTTCCCTCTGGCGAAGAGTTCGGTGAACAACGTCTGCTCGATGTGCGTGACCGCGAGGCTTGCGAGGCGGTCGTTCGTGAGTGGCGGCCGACCCACATTCTTCATGCGGCGGCTGTGACCGCCGGCGATGACGAGACCTGCTTTGCCGTGAATGCGATGGGTACGAGCAACATGGTGCGAGCGGCTGTCGAAGCAGGCACCGTGGAACGCATGGTGGTGTTGAGCAGCAGCGGTGTCTATGGTGCTTCGCAAACTTCGCTACCGTGCGACGAAGAGCATCCGCTCGACCTCAGTAGTGCTTACGCGGAAAGCAAGCGCTCGGCGGAGTTGTGCGCGCTGCTTGCAGAGGCGCGCTCGGGCATCGCGCTGGTGGCTGCACGCGTGGGGCCTTGCTATGGTTCGGAAGAGACGCCGTCACTCTTTCGTCCGCGGCAAAGTCTTATCGCAGAGCTGCGCGCTGCATTGCTGAGTGCGAAGCCTGTGCGCGTCTACGGTCCTGGCTACGCTCGCGACTGGACGCATACGAACGATCTTTGCGCGGCGATGGCTGGCCTTCTGTTGGCGCCGCGTCTGCAGCATCGGATCTACAACGTCAGCTCCGGCATTGCCGTTAGTAGCGATGAGTTGCTGGAGACCTTTGAGGACTTCGGCCTGCAGGTGCAGCGCGTCAGCGATGCCGCGCAGGCCGATCTTTTGTTGTTGCCCGAGCACGAGCGCAAGGCGATGGTGATCGATCGCCTGCACGCCGATACGGGTTTTACTCCTTCCATCGGACTGCATGAGGGCATCGCCCTTCTTTTGCAGCACGACACCCCTGACGCGCCTCGGTTTCGCGGGCGTATCCAACTGCAACACAATGAACGTGGAGAGAATGATGGCAAGCAGCACGCGCTTTGA